In the genome of Triticum urartu cultivar G1812 chromosome 5, Tu2.1, whole genome shotgun sequence, one region contains:
- the LOC125555838 gene encoding dirigent protein 1-like — protein sequence MAFDALFFVLLALATMQPQTASSEKETHLKVYWHDVVSGPDPTSVPVAQAATTNTSKTAFGMVVVIDDPLSEGPGLNSSRLMGCAQGTYIAAGKDQLALLMNMNFVFTAGKYNGSSIAIMGRNAVFTKVRCIYTSRISILFLL from the coding sequence ATGGCCTTTGACGCGCTCTTCTTCGTCCTCCTCGCCCTGGCCACCATGCAGCCGCAGACCGCATCGTCTGAGAAGGAGACGCACCTCAAGGTGTACTGGCACGACGTGGTGAGCGGACCGGACCCGACGTCGGTTCCGGTGGCGCAAGCGGCGACGACCAACACCTCCAAGACAGCCTTCGGCATGGTTGTGGTCATCGACGACCCGCTCAGTGAGGGCCCCGGCCTCAACTCGTCCAGGCTCATGGGCTGCGCCCAGGGCACGTACATCGCCGCTGGCAAGGACCAGCTCGCGCTGCTCATGAACATGAACTTCGTCTTCACCGCTGGCAAGTACAACGGCAGCAGCATCGCAATTATGGGTCGCAACGCTGTGTTCACTAAGGTACGCTGTATATACACTAGTAGGATTAGCATTTTGTTTCTGTTGTAA